The proteins below come from a single Juglans regia cultivar Chandler chromosome 12, Walnut 2.0, whole genome shotgun sequence genomic window:
- the LOC109020707 gene encoding probable aldo-keto reductase 2 → MAQRVGRIKLGSQGLEVSAQGLGCMGMSAFYGPPKPGVTFLDTSDIYGPFTNETLLGKALKGGVREKVELATKFGISHTDGKMEIRGDPAHVRAACEGSLKRLDIDCIDLYYQHRIDTRVPIEVTIGELKKLVEEGKIKYIGLSEASASTIRRAHAVHPITAVQLEWSLWSRDAEEEIIPTCRELGIGIVAYSPLGNGFFSSGPKLVEDLSTNDLRMFLPRFQPENLEHNKTIFERVNEMATRKGCTSSQLALAWVHHQGKDVCPIPGTTKIENFKQNIGALSVKLTPEEMVELESFASEDAVKGERSINDFATWKNSETPPFSSWKAV, encoded by the exons ATGGCGCAAAGAGTTGGGAGGATAAAGCTGGGTTCTCAGGGTCTGGAGGTGTCGGCGCAGGGGCTGGGCTGCATGGGCATGTCCGCTTTCTATGGCCCTCCCAAGCCCGGCGTTACTTTCCTCGATACCTCGGACATCTATGGCCCTTTCACCAACGAAACTCTCCTGGGCAAG GCTTTGAAGGGAGGCGTTAGAGAGAAGGTGGAGTTGGCAACAAAGTTCGGTATTAGCCATACCGATGGGAAGATGGAGATCCGCGGCGATCCGGCGCATGTTAGAGCCGCCTGTGAGGGCAGCTTGAAGCGCCTCGACATCGATTGCATTGATCTCTACTACCAGCACCGCATCGATACCCGCGTTCCGATTGAAGTCACG ATTGGAGAACTCAAGAAACTAGTAGAAGAGGGTAAAATCAAGTACATAGGTCTATCCGAGGCCTCTGCATCAACCATCAGAAGGGCACATGCTGTTCATCCAATAACAGCTGTGCAGCTAGAGTGGTCTTTGTGGTCTAGAGATGCTGAGGAGGAAATAATTCCTACTTGCAG GGAACTGGGCATTGGAATTGTTGCATATAGTCCTCTGGGAAATGGATTCTTTTCATCAGGGCCCAAGCTTGTTGAAGATTTGTCTACCAATGACTTACGAATG TTTCTACCAAGATTTCAACCTGAAAATCTGGAGCATAACAAAACCATATTTGAGCGTGTTAATGAAATGGCAACAAGGAAGGGATGCACCTCATCACAGCTAGCACTGGCCTGGGTTCATCACCAAGGGAAGGATGTGTGCCCCATACCTGGAACCACAAAGATTGAAAATTTCAAGCAGAATATTGGAGCTCTGTCTGTGAAACTAACACCAGAAGAAATGGTGGAACTCGAATCATTTGCTTCGGAGGATGCAGTTAAGGGTGAAAGATCTATTAACGACTTTGCGACCTGGAAGAATTCTGAAACTCCGCCATTTTCTTCATGGAAGGCTGTCTAA